AAAGACTGGCCATGGAATAAGCTCAAGCCTTTCTGTACAGAGCAGCTGGactctctcaaattttttatttgtaaatatcCAAAggtatttccttttccttttccttacTGATTGATAGTTGTTGACTTGTTGATTATCCTGAGATTCATGTTTGCCTCCCTTCACACAGCTATGAGTTCAAAGTCATTAAATGTGGCAATCCCCGTTGACCTCAATAACAGCTTAAGGAGTGTGTTAGACTGTTACCATTGATCAATTCAGTCCAAAAGGCATTCCATTCAGGGAAgaggaaatagaagaaaatggaagctcttgatgtattttgattttgatcaagGCTTTCTTGATGTATACTCTGATGTTTTGCTCAGATTAATCCTGATGATTTTCTTAACTGGAAAGGTGACTTTTCCCAGTGAAGGAATTGGAGATTCCTGGGTGCTGAACTATTGATGTTCATTGTTCTGttcaagaagaacaagaaaCTGTGAGTAGAAGGTTCATCACTTTAGAATTATCTTCTGAAcattctgaaaaataatttactcATCCGGGTTGAGCTCTAAAATTATGGTAATGGTTAGAATGCAAAGCCCTCTTCCAGAATTTATGGTcttgtcattttattttctcttcagTGTTGAAACTTTCCCAGTCTTCCAGAATTTTGTTGTTACTCCAAACAATGAATAGGATTCATTTATACATTTAATCGATTGAAGAGATTTGGATTACAAAATAGGAATGAAATTATACATAGAAACCCCTAGAGTTCTTGTATAAATGCTATAACAAACACCACTGAAAATGCAGAATGATCCATTTCTGTTCCTTATTATTTAGTTTGAAGGAAACATTGATGAATCCCTCGCTTTGCAGATTGAACCCCGGCATTGAGCTGATGCTTCATAACGTGTTATTATAAGAGACATAGGCTGCCCGAGTTGTCTGAATATACTCCATAGTCCCTCTGATGCCATAAAAGGGTCACACAAATGACATATGCATATGAGATTCAAAGTtactctcttctctctctctctggcaAAACACAAGAACTAAAACCCATCATCAATAAAATCCAACAACGAAGTACATTCCCTCCCAAGAGGGATCTAGACAATCCCGTAAGAGACCTAATAAGGGTTTCTTTCAGCTTATGGTCATTGGGCTCTTCATACAAGCcagatttttcattcaaaacttAAGAAGAATCTTGGTCAGACATATTTAGGCCAATCGATAAACTCAGTTCCACTAATAATGTGGCCCTCAGGATAATGGGCTATGTTGGATGGTTCCCTTACAGAAATGTGCAACAAAAAACAAGGACAAAGCCTGGTATGATATTTTCACTGTTGTCACTTTCAAAAGAGCTCCTTCCTTGGTGATGGACCGAGTATACAAACAATCTGGCAACACCAGAACTTCTTGTTCCTCACAGTGAACTAGTTTTTACAAACAGAGAATTCATATGCATAATTTTAGTCATTAACTACATCACAAGTCCTTAACTTCCCAAATCACCAAGGATGATTGTGCCCTATTGTGGTTCAAGGCCTCGAGCAGATGCACTGTATCAGGATGAATGTTCAAGGGTCTTCACGGTCTCATACACAGCAGAAAAGTCAAGGTCCCCCAATCCCAGGCTCCTAGCTTTCTTGAAAGCCtgcatgcaaaataaaaatatccagTCAGTTCAATCATCCAAAGGATTCCTAAGAAACTTCAATTAAGTAATTTGAATATCTTATGCCATTTTGTTGCTCCTAGTGATGACACAGTACTTGGGATATAGCATTAGCCCCTGGATAAAGCTGAATGTGAGAAAGAATTCTTGAGATCAACCGCAAGCAAACAGGGTTGACGACTGTTGAGTCGATACTGCTATTTTTAATCTTGTTCACTCATATTGATACATATAGATggctatttgaaaaaaatgatgaaatgcaCAGAAAAGACACTTTCTGCCAGCTGAGGAGGGATTTGTTAGGGTCATAGGGAACCATCTGCACAAGCTTCGCTTCACTTCATTAATGAAATATTATGACGGAGATGAACATATAATTGGTTGAGCCAAACTACTATAAACCTATTGGATTTAGAACACAGCTAATCAAACATTCAACACTGCAGAAGGCGCTCTACTTCCATATACAAAAGATGTCAAGCTATGAAGCCTGCTAACTTGGTTAATTGAGCAAGGAATCAAGGAGTAGGAGCACCACAAAACCCCAAAACTGCAACTTCAAGTTGACCATATGGTACTTTGTGACCAAGCCTAAGGAAGCATTGCAAGggtaaataaaaacaaaagaggaaCTTGAGGGTGCATCCACCTAAAATCAATGCTTTCCCATGGCTGATGGTAAACAAAAGGTTAATACTAACAACATGCTATGATAAAATCATTGCTTTCAGATGGCTGGTCCTAAACAAAAGATTAATAGCAATGACATGGTATGAAGGGTTTCCAAATCTCTATGCTTTGATCATTATATGATGTGTAGGAGAAATCATGAATTAGTtgaccatttattttttttgtcccGGTGGCTATGTTTCTTTAGCACAATTATTTTAGATGGCTGGGAATGCTTGGTGTCTCCTAGGAGTGCTGTAATCCCAACGTCTATAGGTTTCATGGGCCTCAGAGAATAGAGACAATGCAAGGAGTAGGTTTCTGTGACACTGGTAATTCAGCATTTGATGGGAGATAGAACATGCAAGGAGATCTGCAGATTCACTTTTGGAGTCAATGTTCTCTATCCTCTCTCTAGGCTTCAGCTACTTCAGCATTTGATGGGAACCTGTTTATCATCATGTTGGACTGGAGATCAGGCTACTGCAGTGGTAGGAGGATCGTGATTCTTCAGAGGTGGAAGCCTCCTCCAAAGGGATACCTCAAGCTCAACTTGGATGTATGTTCATGAGGAATCCAGGTCAACTAGACATCTGTGGTGTATTCAGAGGCCATGGCGGGCATGTGGTTAGAGCCTTCTTCAAAACCATAGGGATGGGATTGGCCATTGAAGCTGAGGTCCttgatttatcaaaatttcaaacttgctGTGCTTCAATAACCTTATACTATGAGACTCAACATTAATAATAGCATGGCATTCTCTGATTCTCATGAAGATGGACATAGGAAAACAGATTCATGGTTGGACAAATCTATAAACATTGCCACAGATTTGAGGTGTCCTTCCTTTCAGTCCCTAGGTTGGCTAACCACATTGCAAATCTTTTGGTTAGAGGAGCTTAGTATTAAGAGCCTTTTGCAAGGGAGTTTTTGCCACCTTGAGTGTGTATCTTTTGTTTTTACTGCTTGCCTCTCTTTATCCTTTTGTTTCATTGTGGTTCTTCcttctaaaaaataactaatcATTCTTGTACTTTGTATTCATTTTCTATGAATGAATGGTTCATATTCAACAAAAAAGGAGCTTTAAAGACCATCCATGAGGAAAAAAACAGAACAAAAAGAAATGGCAGCAAATGGGGTTTTAAAGGAGCTTTAACAAACCTCATTGGCAGCAGCTGCTACTGGCATGGATACCGCATTTTCATCCCCAAGAGCAAGAGCCAACCTCATATCCTTCTGCTGATGCTTCAGAGGAAATGCAGGGGAGTAATTGTTTTGTATCATTGTGGGTCCTTTCAACCTAAACATTGGATTAGCAATTCCACCCAGGTCCTGAGATGAAGTAACTTGTCAGCAACCAGGGTACAAACAAATACGTTTTTAAGCAAATATTCTTGGTTGCTATCTCACCAATACATCAAGAAGAGTATGAGGGTTCAGTCCACTTCTGTCAGCCAATACAAGCCCTTCAGAAAATGCATTCATCATactgcaaaagaaaaaaacacacaattaTTAGTAACCAACATTGCCCCTATATAAACActtaaaacatcattaaaaaccATGTTTATGATGTGAACTTGCAGTAAGCATGTGCTTTCATATGGGCATAAAAACCTCATAAACACTGTAAAACTTGCATGAACTAGTCCAGATGATCTGTAAAATTACAAGAGAGTATGAAGTGCTAACTGAAGCGGACATGTGAAAAGCATTGTGAAAAGATCTAATATGTTTCTAACCAAAGGGTGAGTTCCTTCCAAATTTTGTATATCTTGGAATAAGATCTTGTTGcctttcttcttttcctctttgGTAAGATACTATTGGCTCTCTAGCTATGTAGCCAAGCAAAACTATAAAAGACCATCCACCCAAACATGcttatttgtgttttttgtaGTGGACAATGTAACTAGATATAAGAGGTATTTTTAATTGTCCATGGACAAGAAGCCTGCCCCATAAAGTTACTCCCTTTTCCAGGCAATCAAAGTTGGAAGATCTCCAAAGATTTAAAGAAGATAATTAAAGCTAAACAATTTCTTACTCTTTGCCACTGTCATCCAAACACCAATCAAACACATCCCAAATCAAACGGGACACAAGTAAATACCTCACTTTCCCACAGTGGCTTTTCCTGCAGGGTTTCCGAAAGTGGATAGAGCATTTACCAATCTTTGTCTTAGAGGTTAATATAATCTGGCTCACTAGCCTAATTGAATACTTAGAGGTTTCAATCTCCCCAAAGGTGCCATGGTTGGTTGTTTCAGGCCAATTCATTTGAGTCCATAGACAAAATTACTACCTACTGTAGTATAATGCAAATGGCATCTTCCATGCTATATCAAGGTTTTCATCAATTCATTAATGCAGGTAAGTTAGACCTAAAGGTGATAAACGAAAATTATTGGTCCTTGTGTTGGATATTTCCCTTTCTATCATAGTTTTAAGATCATCGCAGAGTTCTTGTAAACATTGTATTGGATTCTAAAAATGGGCAATTTCAAATCATAGTTATCCTCTATTTGAAGTTAAAGAACAACACATGAAGTGTCAATGATATTAATACTTGGCATTTGGGTTGTGgcaaaaaaatttcccaacaaACTAGCTTACTAACCATACAAGATTAATCTGTGTTCTATTGTCAATCCACTTCATAACACTTTATCTTGCACCTTCCCTCATCTAGCTCCAGATGCTACCAAAGCAAAGTCTTGATTGAGTCAGTAATTATCTTCTGTGGAGAATTTAACCATTACCTGCCCATTATCATGTTGACCACAAGTTTCATTTTAGCTCCATTTCCAACCTGCCCCAAGAAAAAAGACTTCTTCCCCATGATATCAAAAGCAGGAATCGCTTCATCGTACAATGCCTATATTTACAAAAAGGTAGATATGATGCAAttagaaatggaaaaagaatgaTATTCTTGTACCCTCCAAAGAGGAAAAGGCAGAAATCTGTAGAAACTATTTCTCACTAATAATAGCAAACATAGTGAACAATCAGCAGTCTGCAAACCAGCACGTAAAAAGATgtattaacaaaattatttaccCTGGAGTAAAGGCTTAGGGATCAATGATGTATTGACAAAGATAGTGATCAACATTATTTACCCTGATACATTTACCTTCTCACTCATATAATGATTTAAAGTAAGTATGGGTATTTACCCTTGTTTTTGTTTGGTGTTTGCTTAGGGATGTTTTGTGTATACTGCCTGAACATGTAAGGTGTGCCCACTCTTTGTTGTGCTTCTTAATACATGTTTCTGTTgtctgtttaaaaaaaaaaaggccccCCCACAATCAACATACCTCGGCATGGTTCAAGAAACATACTAGACAATATTCATACATCTATATGCCCCCTTTTATTCatcgaaaaagaaaaaaagaattcaatagtaatatggaaataaaaagaaaagcattATGAACATGCCATATATAGCCTCATATCAATGATAACAATATTTTGAGGATATTTTGCCCCCTCTTTCCATATCAGTAGCCCAAAATATGGATATTTCAGTCGAAATATCAGTGGCAGTGTCGATTTTTCCATCTTTGCCTATAATACATGtctaaaataaagcaaaatacTTTAGTACATGCTTGGACCAATACAGCATATGATACGCACTTCAGGAAACAGCCAAGGCAACCAATATATACAATGTGACAGGCTCATGATGATTTTGTTACCCTCATTGTTGCAATCTAATCAGAATTCAATACAAAAGAACAGTAAGCAGCAATGCAAATAAGTTTACCTTCTCCCCAGCAGCAAGAATTACCAGTTGACCATCTTCTGCAGGTTTCTTACTTCCAGAAACTGGAGCTTCAAGGAAAGAACCACCCTTTGATGTAATTGCCTGTAATAATAGAAGTATGCAGCTGTGAGTAGACCACCGGAAGATGACTATTTTTAATTGTGAGTGTAAGCATATTTGTATTGgtatcattgatttttttttttttttttttgataagtaaaaaaagaaatacattaaAGAAGAGGCAAAAAGCTACAAAACATATAAGGGGGTATACAAGGCGGCTAAGGCCTCTAATAACAACAAAACCAGAAAGGACTCACCTCCCCTTAACTGGAAGCtacccactccaaaaagcctataagggagagagactcctcacctaaatacaATTTGGTGTCATTGAATTTTTAGGTTAAATGATCACATAAATACAGGTAACACCCACTGCACCCAAGAAAAGAGACTGGTGTTGGGGATCTTTTGCAGCTAATAATGCCACTGCTGAGGATTTTAGACTTAGGTTGACTGGTAGTGGCTGTCCTTGCTTTTTACTCCCATGTGAAGCTATTCGGGGcttttttttggagaaattaCATAGAAACACCTATCTGGTCTTTGCTTGTTGGATTAGTAAGTCTACAAGGTGTTGGCAATCCATTTTATGTCTGAGGATTTATTTTGATGCTGATGGCATATCTTGCATTTTGGCTTCTTTTTAGTGCTACTGCGACCCAACCCTTAAAACTTCCCTTGTGGCCAGGCTGAATGGTGATTCTTTCTTGAAGCTGGCGCTCTCCTCTTTCTCCTGGAAACACAGTAACCAGGACGCTAAATCCCCTTAAGTTCCACGGTTTCTTCTTAGGGTTCAGGGTCTCATCATCTGCCTTTGTGAGCCACCTTTACGCGCTTGTCTTTTAtcattaacaattttatttttatttccagtAAGAAACAAAAGGAGACACCCATTGAAGGTTGTAATTGTTTTGTACATTGTATAATTCTTGGATTCTTGCTTTGTTGTGAGGGCCTTTGTCCGTGCCTCAAAAAATCCTATTAATAGGTCTCTAATGCACTACTACTGGTGGTTATGGCAAGGTTGGAACTCAAAAGGAAAACTCATGGTGTGAATGATGAGTGCAAGGTTGAATGACACCAATTACCCAGCGTGGTCTTGACTGCACTTTGCATT
Above is a genomic segment from Vitis riparia cultivar Riparia Gloire de Montpellier isolate 1030 chromosome 7, EGFV_Vit.rip_1.0, whole genome shotgun sequence containing:
- the LOC117919102 gene encoding glyoxylate/succinic semialdehyde reductase 1-like, which encodes MIPIQICLHSQLKIVIFRWSTHSCILLLLQAITSKGGSFLEAPVSGSKKPAEDGQLVILAAGEKALYDEAIPAFDIMGKKSFFLGQVGNGAKMKLVVNMIMGSMMNAFSEGLVLADRSGLNPHTLLDVLDLGGIANPMFRLKGPTMIQNNYSPAFPLKHQQKDMRLALALGDENAVSMPVAAAANEAFKKARSLGLGDLDFSAVYETVKTLEHSS